In Afipia sp. GAS231, a single window of DNA contains:
- a CDS encoding class I adenylate-forming enzyme family protein yields MSWQQAAAEIVNTLPHRIHEVMDSHVVASPDRTALIDDKASLTYRELDRTVGSTVDALRALSIRAGDRLMLVSENSIPLACLLFAASRLDVWAIVANPRLSPRELDQIRDHSGARRMLFTVDVSEEAAAHAARYDAPVQDVGALRGIGVSALNKATQPEPVEADGARQVAVLIYTSGTTGTPKGVMLTHRNLLFSARSTASLRSMTAEDVQYCVLPVSHIVGISLLTMTLMVGAVTRLVSKYSPAGLAKALAEEGITILNGVPATYQRLLEHKQTAGLPKLERGALRLMGVAGAPLDLELKARVEKELGLPLFNAFGITECSPGISSVRPEAPRSDNSVGPLISGIEARIVGLDGAVVANGEIGELHVRGPNVMRGYYRAPDLTAKAIDSDGWFNTGDLARFEGDALFIAGRTKEMIIRSGFNVYPAEIEAVLSTHSDVVQCAVVGRPVEGNEEIVAFVQLLKGTGATAQDLMAHVAPQLTSYKRPSEIILMDALPATSTGKLLKHKLAESLRT; encoded by the coding sequence GTGAGTTGGCAGCAGGCCGCAGCCGAGATCGTGAATACCCTGCCGCACCGTATCCACGAGGTGATGGACTCCCATGTCGTTGCTTCACCTGATCGGACGGCGCTGATCGACGACAAGGCCAGCCTGACCTATCGCGAACTTGATCGGACGGTGGGAAGCACGGTGGATGCCTTGCGCGCGCTCAGCATCCGCGCCGGCGATCGCCTGATGCTCGTCAGCGAGAATTCGATTCCGCTCGCCTGTCTGCTGTTCGCCGCCAGCCGCCTCGATGTCTGGGCGATTGTCGCCAATCCGCGGCTGTCGCCGCGCGAACTCGATCAGATCAGGGATCACAGCGGCGCCAGGCGTATGCTCTTTACGGTTGATGTTTCGGAAGAGGCGGCGGCGCACGCAGCGCGCTACGACGCGCCAGTGCAGGATGTCGGGGCGCTCCGCGGCATCGGCGTTTCCGCGCTGAACAAGGCGACGCAGCCCGAGCCGGTCGAAGCCGATGGCGCACGCCAGGTAGCGGTCCTGATCTACACCTCCGGCACCACCGGAACGCCCAAGGGCGTCATGCTCACGCACCGGAACCTGCTGTTCTCGGCCAGGAGTACCGCGAGCTTGCGCAGCATGACGGCGGAGGACGTGCAGTATTGCGTGCTGCCGGTCTCGCACATCGTCGGCATCTCGCTGCTGACGATGACGCTGATGGTCGGCGCGGTCACCCGGCTGGTCAGCAAATATAGCCCGGCCGGGCTCGCCAAGGCGCTGGCCGAGGAAGGCATCACGATCCTCAACGGCGTGCCCGCCACCTATCAGCGCCTGCTGGAACACAAGCAGACGGCGGGATTGCCCAAACTGGAGCGTGGCGCGCTGCGGCTGATGGGCGTCGCGGGAGCGCCGCTCGATCTCGAACTCAAGGCGCGGGTGGAAAAAGAGCTCGGACTTCCCCTGTTCAACGCGTTCGGGATCACCGAATGCTCGCCCGGGATTTCCAGCGTTCGGCCGGAGGCGCCGCGGAGCGACAATTCGGTCGGTCCCCTGATTTCGGGCATCGAGGCCAGAATCGTCGGGCTTGACGGCGCTGTGGTGGCGAACGGCGAGATCGGCGAATTGCATGTCCGCGGGCCCAACGTGATGCGTGGCTATTACCGCGCGCCCGATCTCACGGCGAAAGCGATCGATTCCGACGGCTGGTTCAACACCGGCGATCTCGCACGCTTCGAAGGCGATGCGCTGTTCATCGCCGGCCGCACCAAAGAGATGATCATCCGTTCCGGCTTCAACGTCTATCCGGCCGAGATCGAGGCGGTGCTGAGCACCCATTCCGACGTGGTGCAATGCGCCGTGGTCGGACGGCCGGTCGAGGGCAATGAAGAGATCGTGGCCTTCGTTCAGCTGCTGAAAGGCACCGGAGCTACCGCGCAGGACCTGATGGCTCATGTCGCGCCGCAGCTCACTTCCTACAAGCGGCCATCCGAGATCATCCTGATGGACGCGCTGCCCGCTACATCGACGGGCAAGCTCCTGAAACACAAATTGGCGGAGTCGCTGCGCACATGA
- a CDS encoding SDR family oxidoreductase, with amino-acid sequence MQKRNRTVAVIGAGDFIGGEIAKKFASEGFTVFAGRRNGDKLAPLVKDIEAAGGEIHARSLDARKEEEIISFLNDADKHAPMEVCIFNIGANVNYPILDTTERVFRKVWEMACYSGFLAGREAARLMLPREAGKIFFTGATASLRGGSGYAAFASAKFGLRAVAQAMARELGPKNIHVAHLIIDSGVDTEWVRQRRIEALGPNALDNPDLLMPPSSVATSYWQLYQQPKSAWTFELEIRPFGEKW; translated from the coding sequence TTGCAGAAGAGAAACAGAACAGTCGCGGTAATCGGCGCTGGCGATTTTATCGGCGGCGAGATTGCCAAGAAGTTCGCCTCCGAAGGCTTTACGGTGTTCGCCGGTCGCCGTAACGGCGACAAGCTCGCACCGCTCGTCAAGGATATCGAGGCCGCCGGCGGCGAGATCCATGCCCGTTCGCTCGACGCACGCAAGGAAGAGGAGATTATCTCCTTTCTCAACGATGCCGATAAGCATGCACCGATGGAGGTCTGCATCTTCAACATCGGCGCCAACGTCAATTATCCAATCCTCGACACCACCGAGCGCGTGTTTCGAAAGGTCTGGGAGATGGCGTGCTACTCCGGCTTCCTGGCGGGTCGCGAGGCGGCGCGGCTGATGCTGCCGCGCGAGGCCGGCAAGATCTTCTTCACCGGCGCCACCGCGTCCTTGCGCGGCGGGAGCGGCTATGCCGCCTTTGCCAGCGCCAAGTTCGGCCTGCGCGCCGTGGCGCAGGCGATGGCACGTGAATTGGGTCCGAAAAACATCCATGTCGCGCACCTCATCATTGATTCCGGCGTCGACACCGAATGGGTTCGGCAGCGTCGCATCGAGGCGCTCGGCCCCAATGCGCTGGACAATCCGGACCTGCTGATGCCGCCGTCGTCGGTCGCGACATCCTACTGGCAGCTCTACCAGCAGCCGAAAAGCGCCTGGACGTTCGAGCTGGAAATCCGCCCATTCGGCGAGAAGTGGTAG